One Castanea sativa cultivar Marrone di Chiusa Pesio chromosome 4, ASM4071231v1 DNA window includes the following coding sequences:
- the LOC142632459 gene encoding uncharacterized protein LOC142632459, translated as MSTFRMGLPEDSRLRELLTRRPLEDMRQLIRRIEEYKWLEDDWLQSKEICTGKQPSEKKLRYTKPPIAFDDDDDMEGTIQPHDDALVITTRIKDFLVKRVMIDQGSSVDVMYPDLYRGLGLKKEDLSKYDTLLMGFDGHMIILEGQISLSVSMEGKEVIVTFIVVFSFSPYTAILERPWIHAMGVVPSTLHVKVKFYTKI; from the exons ATGAGTACTTTTCGAATGGGGTTGCCCGAGGATTCCAGACTGCGAGAATTGTTGACGAGGAGGCCTCTTGAGGATATGAGACAGTTGATAAGACGCATCGAGGAGTATAAATGGTTGGAAGATGATTGGTTACAGAGCAAGG AAATTTGCACAGGCAAACAACCTTCCGAGAAGAAATTGAGGTACACTAAGCCGCCCATCgcttttgatgatgatgatgatatggaAGGCACCATTCAGCCGCACGACGATGCTTTGGTAATCACAACCCGCATAAAAGATTTCTTAGTAAAGAGGGTAATGATAGATCAAGGGAGCAGTGTAGATGTAATGTATCCCGACCTATACAGAGGGCTTGGTCTGAAGAAGGAAGACCTATCCAAGTATGATACCCTATTGATGGGGTTTGATGGCCATATGATAATCCTAGAAGGACAAATTTCACTTTCCGTAAGTATGGAAGGTAAGGAGGTGATCGTAACGTTTATAGTGGTCTTCTCTTTCTCACCGTACACTGCAATCCTCGAAAGGCCGTGGATTCATGCCATGGGGGTCGTGCCTTCCACCCTGCATGTGAAGGTCAAATTCTACACCAAGATATGA
- the LOC142632460 gene encoding uncharacterized protein LOC142632460: protein MHFRVGARKFLGYLITKRGIEVNPDQIEAVKRLKPPSNLKKVQRLTGMLAALNRFISKFADRCRPFYQLLKKWKGYMLRNSVKGQVLTDFIADFSPKSMEMVCLVGANSWKVFVDGASNTTGARAGAGVVVITPEGIKLEHSFRLDFRASNNKAEYEALLAGLRVLSDLGAKEVEVYLHSHLIVNQVQGSFEAKDPRMIEYLRLVKQTMGNFSSLRVE, encoded by the exons ATGCACTTTCGAGTAGGGGCCCGCAAGTTCTTGGGCTATTTGATCACTAAACGGGGAATCGAAGTTAACCCCGATCAGATTGAAGCTGTGAAACGTCTAAAACCGCCGAGCAATCTGAAAAAGGTTCAGAGATTGACCGGCATGTTGGCTGCCCTTAACCGATTTATTTCCAAGTTTGCTGATCGATGCCGACCTTTTTATCagcttttgaagaagtggaaaGG ATACATGCTCAGGAACTCGGTGAAGGGTCAAGTACTCACCGATTTCATTGCTGACTTTTCGCCGAAAAGTATGGAGATGGTTTGCCTTGTAGGAGCCAACTCGTGGAAGGTATTTGTGGACGGCGCGTCCAATACGACAGGGGCTAGAGCTGGAGCTGGAGTTGTGGTCATCACCCCGGAAGGAATAAAGCTGGAACATTCATTCAGATTAGACTTTAGAGCCTCTAATAACAAGGCTGAGTATGAGGCCCTACTAGCCGGATTAAGAGTCCTCTCGGATTTGGGAGCTAAGGAGGTGGAGGTTTACTTGCATTCCCATCTAATAGTTAATCAAGTACAAGGGAGTTTCGAGGCCAAAGATCCTCGAATGATTGAATATTTGCGGTTAGTTAAACAGACTATGGGCAACTTTTCAAGTTTGAGGGTGGAATAG